A region from the Hippoglossus hippoglossus isolate fHipHip1 chromosome 16, fHipHip1.pri, whole genome shotgun sequence genome encodes:
- the kcnn4 gene encoding intermediate conductance calcium-activated potassium channel protein 4 isoform X3 yields the protein MPSPTWERSKAQTEHGAAEGHGGDRGTVCALEMEMTTRSLVGDSKVVDCVNCDGLMSRNVGGDSAEVSVPLSGKKTPMEGDDLYRLRDRKVLLEDKKRLCALALGTALLGILLMIIHAEICPYVYKPGTNIALIINCSISLSTGCLIILIIAFHFKDIRLFINDHNQVDWRIALTSHRVLVITIELLVCSIHPIGTYWKVGLHFNSSAPAPLCHTSHHNRALLDMELLLSVLMFLRLYLVHRAILLHSKVLLSASYRSIGSLNNINFTFRFVLKVLMNKHPARTLLVFILFFWLTASWMLTLCERQTQAVTGHIDTSLWLIAITFLTVGYGDVAPTTSCGKVVCLFTGVMGVACTAMLVAVVTKKLVLNKGEKHVHFFMLDIQISKRIRHAAANVLRECWLLHRTNLTKGNRGEHRRHQRCLLEAIRVFRHLRFKQRQLRDYVSEMVDLPKMIMCDLSANWNNSYRELEQRILSMEQKLDELSRCFQQTSELLSQVLRHHNPEIR from the exons ATGCCTTCTCCAACCTGGGAGCGAAGCAAAGCGCAGACAGAGCACGGAGCAGCGGAGGGGCACGGCGGGGACAGAGGGACCGTGTGCGCTCTGGAGATGGAGATGACGACCCGCAGCCTGGTCGGCGACTCCAAGGTGGTGGATTGTGTGAACTGCGATGGCTTGATGAGTCGGAACGTCGGCGGGGACTCGGCGGAGGTGTCCGTGCCTCTCTCCGGGAAGAAGACGCCCATGGAGGGAGACGACCTATACAGACTGCGGGACAGGAAGGTGTTGCTGGAGGATAAGAAGCGGCTGTGCGCGCTGGCGCTGGGCACCGCGCTGCTCGGGATCCTGCTCATGATCATCCACGCGGAGATATGTCCCTACGTTTATAAACCG GGCACAAACATCGCCCTGATCATCAACTGTTCCATCAGCCTGTCCACCGGGTgtctcatcatcctcatcatagCTTTTCATTTTAAGGACATCAGG CTGTTCATCAATGACCACAACCAGGTGGACTGGCGTATTGCCTTGACCAGCCACCGGGTTCTGGTGATCACCATTGAGCTGTTAGTGTGCTCCATCCACCCCATAGGCACATACTGGAAGGTGGGCCTCCACTTCAACTCCTCTGCCCCAGCTCCGCTCTGTCATACCAGCCATCACAACAGGGCCCTGCTGGacatggagctgctgctgtcagtgctgATGTTCCTGCGTTTGTACTTGGTGCACAGAGCCATCCTGCTGCACAGCAAAGTGCTGCTGAGTGCCTCCTACAGGAGCATCGGCTCGCTCAACAACATCAACTTCACCTTCCGCTTTGTTCTCAAGGTACTGATGAACAAGCACCCGGCACGCACGCTGCTggtcttcatcctcttcttctggCTCACTGCGTCCTGGATGCTTACGCTGTGTGAGAG GCAGACCCAGGCAGTAACAGGCCACATAGACACGTCTCTGTGGCTCATCGCCATCACCTTCCTCACAGTGGGCTATGGGGATGTGGCGCCCACCACCAGCTGTGGCAAGGTGGTGTGTCTCTTCACTGGAGTCATG GGTGTAGCCTGCACGGCCATGCTGGTGGCAGTCGTCACCAAGAAGCTGGTGCTGAACAAAGGAGAGAAACATGTGCACTTCTTCATGCTGGACATCCAGATCTCGAAAAGG ATCCGCCACGCTGCTGCTAATGTTCTGAGGGAATGCTGGCTCTTGCATCGCACCAACCTGACGAAGGGTAACCGCGGTGAGCACCGAAGACACCAGAGATGCCTTCTGGAAGCCATCAGAGT attCCGTCATTTACGCTTCAAACAAAGACAACTGAGGGATTACGTAAGTGAGATGGTGGACCTGCCTAAG ATGATCATGTGTGACCTGAGCGCCAACTGGAACAACTCCTATCGGGAGCTGGAGCAGCGCATCCTCTCCATGGAGCAGAAGCTGGACGAACTGAGTCGCTGCTTCCAACAAACATCTGAGCTGCTGTCTCAGGTCCTACGTCACCACAACCCAGAGATCAG GTGA
- the kcnn4 gene encoding intermediate conductance calcium-activated potassium channel protein 4 isoform X4, with translation MPSPTWERSKAQTEHGAAEGHGGDRGTVCALEMEMTTRSLVGDSKVVDCVNCDGLMSRNVGGDSAEVSVPLSGKKTPMEGDDLYRLRDRKVLLEDKKRLCALALGTALLGILLMIIHAEICPYVYKPLFINDHNQVDWRIALTSHRVLVITIELLVCSIHPIGTYWKVGLHFNSSAPAPLCHTSHHNRALLDMELLLSVLMFLRLYLVHRAILLHSKVLLSASYRSIGSLNNINFTFRFVLKVLMNKHPARTLLVFILFFWLTASWMLTLCERQTQAVTGHIDTSLWLIAITFLTVGYGDVAPTTSCGKVVCLFTGVMGVACTAMLVAVVTKKLVLNKGEKHVHFFMLDIQISKRIRHAAANVLRECWLLHRTNLTKGNRGEHRRHQRCLLEAIRVFRHLRFKQRQLRDYVSEMVDLPKMQMIMCDLSANWNNSYRELEQRILSMEQKLDELSRCFQQTSELLSQVLRHHNPEIR, from the exons ATGCCTTCTCCAACCTGGGAGCGAAGCAAAGCGCAGACAGAGCACGGAGCAGCGGAGGGGCACGGCGGGGACAGAGGGACCGTGTGCGCTCTGGAGATGGAGATGACGACCCGCAGCCTGGTCGGCGACTCCAAGGTGGTGGATTGTGTGAACTGCGATGGCTTGATGAGTCGGAACGTCGGCGGGGACTCGGCGGAGGTGTCCGTGCCTCTCTCCGGGAAGAAGACGCCCATGGAGGGAGACGACCTATACAGACTGCGGGACAGGAAGGTGTTGCTGGAGGATAAGAAGCGGCTGTGCGCGCTGGCGCTGGGCACCGCGCTGCTCGGGATCCTGCTCATGATCATCCACGCGGAGATATGTCCCTACGTTTATAAACCG CTGTTCATCAATGACCACAACCAGGTGGACTGGCGTATTGCCTTGACCAGCCACCGGGTTCTGGTGATCACCATTGAGCTGTTAGTGTGCTCCATCCACCCCATAGGCACATACTGGAAGGTGGGCCTCCACTTCAACTCCTCTGCCCCAGCTCCGCTCTGTCATACCAGCCATCACAACAGGGCCCTGCTGGacatggagctgctgctgtcagtgctgATGTTCCTGCGTTTGTACTTGGTGCACAGAGCCATCCTGCTGCACAGCAAAGTGCTGCTGAGTGCCTCCTACAGGAGCATCGGCTCGCTCAACAACATCAACTTCACCTTCCGCTTTGTTCTCAAGGTACTGATGAACAAGCACCCGGCACGCACGCTGCTggtcttcatcctcttcttctggCTCACTGCGTCCTGGATGCTTACGCTGTGTGAGAG GCAGACCCAGGCAGTAACAGGCCACATAGACACGTCTCTGTGGCTCATCGCCATCACCTTCCTCACAGTGGGCTATGGGGATGTGGCGCCCACCACCAGCTGTGGCAAGGTGGTGTGTCTCTTCACTGGAGTCATG GGTGTAGCCTGCACGGCCATGCTGGTGGCAGTCGTCACCAAGAAGCTGGTGCTGAACAAAGGAGAGAAACATGTGCACTTCTTCATGCTGGACATCCAGATCTCGAAAAGG ATCCGCCACGCTGCTGCTAATGTTCTGAGGGAATGCTGGCTCTTGCATCGCACCAACCTGACGAAGGGTAACCGCGGTGAGCACCGAAGACACCAGAGATGCCTTCTGGAAGCCATCAGAGT attCCGTCATTTACGCTTCAAACAAAGACAACTGAGGGATTACGTAAGTGAGATGGTGGACCTGCCTAAG ATGCAGATGATCATGTGTGACCTGAGCGCCAACTGGAACAACTCCTATCGGGAGCTGGAGCAGCGCATCCTCTCCATGGAGCAGAAGCTGGACGAACTGAGTCGCTGCTTCCAACAAACATCTGAGCTGCTGTCTCAGGTCCTACGTCACCACAACCCAGAGATCAG GTGA
- the kcnn4 gene encoding intermediate conductance calcium-activated potassium channel protein 4 isoform X1: MPSPTWERSKAQTEHGAAEGHGGDRGTVCALEMEMTTRSLVGDSKVVDCVNCDGLMSRNVGGDSAEVSVPLSGKKTPMEGDDLYRLRDRKVLLEDKKRLCALALGTALLGILLMIIHAEICPYVYKPGTNIALIINCSISLSTGCLIILIIAFHFKDIRLFINDHNQVDWRIALTSHRVLVITIELLVCSIHPIGTYWKVGLHFNSSAPAPLCHTSHHNRALLDMELLLSVLMFLRLYLVHRAILLHSKVLLSASYRSIGSLNNINFTFRFVLKVLMNKHPARTLLVFILFFWLTASWMLTLCERQTQAVTGHIDTSLWLIAITFLTVGYGDVAPTTSCGKVVCLFTGVMGVACTAMLVAVVTKKLVLNKGEKHVHFFMLDIQISKRIRHAAANVLRECWLLHRTNLTKGNRGEHRRHQRCLLEAIRVFRHLRFKQRQLRDYVSEMVDLPKMQMIMCDLSANWNNSYRELEQRILSMEQKLDELSRCFQQTSELLSQVLRHHNPEIR, from the exons ATGCCTTCTCCAACCTGGGAGCGAAGCAAAGCGCAGACAGAGCACGGAGCAGCGGAGGGGCACGGCGGGGACAGAGGGACCGTGTGCGCTCTGGAGATGGAGATGACGACCCGCAGCCTGGTCGGCGACTCCAAGGTGGTGGATTGTGTGAACTGCGATGGCTTGATGAGTCGGAACGTCGGCGGGGACTCGGCGGAGGTGTCCGTGCCTCTCTCCGGGAAGAAGACGCCCATGGAGGGAGACGACCTATACAGACTGCGGGACAGGAAGGTGTTGCTGGAGGATAAGAAGCGGCTGTGCGCGCTGGCGCTGGGCACCGCGCTGCTCGGGATCCTGCTCATGATCATCCACGCGGAGATATGTCCCTACGTTTATAAACCG GGCACAAACATCGCCCTGATCATCAACTGTTCCATCAGCCTGTCCACCGGGTgtctcatcatcctcatcatagCTTTTCATTTTAAGGACATCAGG CTGTTCATCAATGACCACAACCAGGTGGACTGGCGTATTGCCTTGACCAGCCACCGGGTTCTGGTGATCACCATTGAGCTGTTAGTGTGCTCCATCCACCCCATAGGCACATACTGGAAGGTGGGCCTCCACTTCAACTCCTCTGCCCCAGCTCCGCTCTGTCATACCAGCCATCACAACAGGGCCCTGCTGGacatggagctgctgctgtcagtgctgATGTTCCTGCGTTTGTACTTGGTGCACAGAGCCATCCTGCTGCACAGCAAAGTGCTGCTGAGTGCCTCCTACAGGAGCATCGGCTCGCTCAACAACATCAACTTCACCTTCCGCTTTGTTCTCAAGGTACTGATGAACAAGCACCCGGCACGCACGCTGCTggtcttcatcctcttcttctggCTCACTGCGTCCTGGATGCTTACGCTGTGTGAGAG GCAGACCCAGGCAGTAACAGGCCACATAGACACGTCTCTGTGGCTCATCGCCATCACCTTCCTCACAGTGGGCTATGGGGATGTGGCGCCCACCACCAGCTGTGGCAAGGTGGTGTGTCTCTTCACTGGAGTCATG GGTGTAGCCTGCACGGCCATGCTGGTGGCAGTCGTCACCAAGAAGCTGGTGCTGAACAAAGGAGAGAAACATGTGCACTTCTTCATGCTGGACATCCAGATCTCGAAAAGG ATCCGCCACGCTGCTGCTAATGTTCTGAGGGAATGCTGGCTCTTGCATCGCACCAACCTGACGAAGGGTAACCGCGGTGAGCACCGAAGACACCAGAGATGCCTTCTGGAAGCCATCAGAGT attCCGTCATTTACGCTTCAAACAAAGACAACTGAGGGATTACGTAAGTGAGATGGTGGACCTGCCTAAG ATGCAGATGATCATGTGTGACCTGAGCGCCAACTGGAACAACTCCTATCGGGAGCTGGAGCAGCGCATCCTCTCCATGGAGCAGAAGCTGGACGAACTGAGTCGCTGCTTCCAACAAACATCTGAGCTGCTGTCTCAGGTCCTACGTCACCACAACCCAGAGATCAG GTGA
- the kcnn4 gene encoding intermediate conductance calcium-activated potassium channel protein 4 isoform X5, translated as MPSPTWERSKAQTEHGAAEGHGGDRGTVCALEMEMTTRSLVGDSKVVDCVNCDGLMSRNVGGDSAEVSVPLSGKKTPMEGDDLYRLRDRKVLLEDKKRLCALALGTALLGILLMIIHAEICPYVYKPGTNIALIINCSISLSTGCLIILIIAFHFKDIRLFINDHNQVDWRIALTSHRVLVITIELLVCSIHPIGTYWKVGLHFNSSAPAPLCHTSHHNRALLDMELLLSVLMFLRLYLVHRAILLHSKVLLSASYRSIGSLNNINFTFRFVLKVLMNKHPARTLLVFILFFWLTASWMLTLCERQTQAVTGHIDTSLWLIAITFLTVGYGDVAPTTSCGKVVCLFTGVMGVACTAMLVAVVTKKLVLNKGEKHVHFFMLDIQISKRIRHAAANVLRECWLLHRTNLTKGNRGEHRRHQRCLLEAIRVFRHLRFKQRQLRDYVSEMVDLPKVSDTVTVHNACFTGKARCQMR; from the exons ATGCCTTCTCCAACCTGGGAGCGAAGCAAAGCGCAGACAGAGCACGGAGCAGCGGAGGGGCACGGCGGGGACAGAGGGACCGTGTGCGCTCTGGAGATGGAGATGACGACCCGCAGCCTGGTCGGCGACTCCAAGGTGGTGGATTGTGTGAACTGCGATGGCTTGATGAGTCGGAACGTCGGCGGGGACTCGGCGGAGGTGTCCGTGCCTCTCTCCGGGAAGAAGACGCCCATGGAGGGAGACGACCTATACAGACTGCGGGACAGGAAGGTGTTGCTGGAGGATAAGAAGCGGCTGTGCGCGCTGGCGCTGGGCACCGCGCTGCTCGGGATCCTGCTCATGATCATCCACGCGGAGATATGTCCCTACGTTTATAAACCG GGCACAAACATCGCCCTGATCATCAACTGTTCCATCAGCCTGTCCACCGGGTgtctcatcatcctcatcatagCTTTTCATTTTAAGGACATCAGG CTGTTCATCAATGACCACAACCAGGTGGACTGGCGTATTGCCTTGACCAGCCACCGGGTTCTGGTGATCACCATTGAGCTGTTAGTGTGCTCCATCCACCCCATAGGCACATACTGGAAGGTGGGCCTCCACTTCAACTCCTCTGCCCCAGCTCCGCTCTGTCATACCAGCCATCACAACAGGGCCCTGCTGGacatggagctgctgctgtcagtgctgATGTTCCTGCGTTTGTACTTGGTGCACAGAGCCATCCTGCTGCACAGCAAAGTGCTGCTGAGTGCCTCCTACAGGAGCATCGGCTCGCTCAACAACATCAACTTCACCTTCCGCTTTGTTCTCAAGGTACTGATGAACAAGCACCCGGCACGCACGCTGCTggtcttcatcctcttcttctggCTCACTGCGTCCTGGATGCTTACGCTGTGTGAGAG GCAGACCCAGGCAGTAACAGGCCACATAGACACGTCTCTGTGGCTCATCGCCATCACCTTCCTCACAGTGGGCTATGGGGATGTGGCGCCCACCACCAGCTGTGGCAAGGTGGTGTGTCTCTTCACTGGAGTCATG GGTGTAGCCTGCACGGCCATGCTGGTGGCAGTCGTCACCAAGAAGCTGGTGCTGAACAAAGGAGAGAAACATGTGCACTTCTTCATGCTGGACATCCAGATCTCGAAAAGG ATCCGCCACGCTGCTGCTAATGTTCTGAGGGAATGCTGGCTCTTGCATCGCACCAACCTGACGAAGGGTAACCGCGGTGAGCACCGAAGACACCAGAGATGCCTTCTGGAAGCCATCAGAGT attCCGTCATTTACGCTTCAAACAAAGACAACTGAGGGATTACGTAAGTGAGATGGTGGACCTGCCTAAGGTGAGCGACACTGTCACTGTACATAATGCATGTTTCACTGGTAAAGCCAGATGCCAAATGAGATGA
- the kcnn4 gene encoding intermediate conductance calcium-activated potassium channel protein 4 isoform X2 produces the protein MPSPTWERSKAQTEHGAAEGHGGDRGTVCALEMEMTTRSLVGDSKVVDCVNCDGLMSRNVGGDSAEVSVPLSGKKTPMEGDDLYRLRDRKVLLEDKKRLCALALGTALLGILLMIIHAEICPYVYKPGTNIALIINCSISLSTGCLIILIIAFHFKDIRLFINDHNQVDWRIALTSHRVLVITIELLVCSIHPIGTYWKVGLHFNSSAPAPLCHTSHHNRALLDMELLLSVLMFLRLYLVHRAILLHSKVLLSASYRSIGSLNNINFTFRFVLKVLMNKHPARTLLVFILFFWLTASWMLTLCERQTQAVTGHIDTSLWLIAITFLTVGYGDVAPTTSCGKVVCLFTGVMGVACTAMLVAVVTKKLVLNKGEKHVHFFMLDIQISKRIRHAAANVLRECWLLHRTNLTKGNRGEHRRHQRCLLEAIRVFRHLRFKQRQLRDYVSEMVDLPKMQMIMCDLSANWNNSYRELEQRILSMEQKLDELSRCFQQTSELLSQVLRHHNPEIR, from the exons ATGCCTTCTCCAACCTGGGAGCGAAGCAAAGCGCAGACAGAGCACGGAGCAGCGGAGGGGCACGGCGGGGACAGAGGGACCGTGTGCGCTCTGGAGATGGAGATGACGACCCGCAGCCTGGTCGGCGACTCCAAGGTGGTGGATTGTGTGAACTGCGATGGCTTGATGAGTCGGAACGTCGGCGGGGACTCGGCGGAGGTGTCCGTGCCTCTCTCCGGGAAGAAGACGCCCATGGAGGGAGACGACCTATACAGACTGCGGGACAGGAAGGTGTTGCTGGAGGATAAGAAGCGGCTGTGCGCGCTGGCGCTGGGCACCGCGCTGCTCGGGATCCTGCTCATGATCATCCACGCGGAGATATGTCCCTACGTTTATAAACCG GGCACAAACATCGCCCTGATCATCAACTGTTCCATCAGCCTGTCCACCGGGTgtctcatcatcctcatcatagCTTTTCATTTTAAGGACATCAGG CTGTTCATCAATGACCACAACCAGGTGGACTGGCGTATTGCCTTGACCAGCCACCGGGTTCTGGTGATCACCATTGAGCTGTTAGTGTGCTCCATCCACCCCATAGGCACATACTGGAAGGTGGGCCTCCACTTCAACTCCTCTGCCCCAGCTCCGCTCTGTCATACCAGCCATCACAACAGGGCCCTGCTGGacatggagctgctgctgtcagtgctgATGTTCCTGCGTTTGTACTTGGTGCACAGAGCCATCCTGCTGCACAGCAAAGTGCTGCTGAGTGCCTCCTACAGGAGCATCGGCTCGCTCAACAACATCAACTTCACCTTCCGCTTTGTTCTCAAGGTACTGATGAACAAGCACCCGGCACGCACGCTGCTggtcttcatcctcttcttctggCTCACTGCGTCCTGGATGCTTACGCTGTGTGAGAG GCAGACCCAGGCAGTAACAGGCCACATAGACACGTCTCTGTGGCTCATCGCCATCACCTTCCTCACAGTGGGCTATGGGGATGTGGCGCCCACCACCAGCTGTGGCAAGGTGGTGTGTCTCTTCACTGGAGTCATG GGTGTAGCCTGCACGGCCATGCTGGTGGCAGTCGTCACCAAGAAGCTGGTGCTGAACAAAGGAGAGAAACATGTGCACTTCTTCATGCTGGACATCCAGATCTCGAAAAGG ATCCGCCACGCTGCTGCTAATGTTCTGAGGGAATGCTGGCTCTTGCATCGCACCAACCTGACGAAGGGTAACCGCGGTGAGCACCGAAGACACCAGAGATGCCTTCTGGAAGCCATCAGAGT attCCGTCATTTACGCTTCAAACAAAGACAACTGAGGGATTACGTAAGTGAGATGGTGGACCTGCCTAAG ATGCAGATGATCATGTGTGACCTGAGCGCCAACTGGAACAACTCCTATCGGGAGCTGGAGCAGCGCATCCTCTCCATGGAGCAGAAGCTGGACGAACTGAGTCGCTGCTTCCAACAAACATCTGAGCTGCTGTCTCAGGTCCTACGTCACCACAACCCAGAGATCAGGTAA
- the si:dkey-79d12.5 gene encoding protein BTG3 isoform X1, with amino-acid sequence MFLLPHISSKVSADIMKREVKAGVNFLKRLVVARGKLDEAKAELFAEKLQKLLCDKYDNHWYPDSPSKGQAYRCIRINNGVLCDEVVLKACEESELTASELCVLPEVTVWIDPLEVCARSGENSRPFTIASFKEEEEAEEGGVKGEQDESSVDSKNLETSDYHSATSSDCGSTASSDTEEEAKDGETEGGRGKEGGKKEVVKKEVPEGDAYTVAMVPRIRKRHGEGPNKVKYVRNMLPASLQYFYHPAPVWPQYKKPAPVFLTTVCVPPARPPPPQQVFGYYILPQPPPQFILPQATLQPWGAVKG; translated from the exons ATGTTCCTGCTCCCCCACATCTCGTCGAAGG tTTCTGCAGACATCATGAAAAGAGAGGTGAAGGCCGGAGTGAACTTCCTCAAACGCCTGGTCGTGGCGCGTGGCAAGCTCGACGAGGCCAAAGCAGAATTGTTTgctgagaagctgcagaagctTTTATGTGACAAATATGACAATCACTGGTACCCTGACTCCCCCAGCAAAGGCCAGGCTTACAG ATGCATTCGGATAAATAATGGAGTACTGTGTGATGAAGTGGTTCTGAAGGCGTGTGAGGAGAGTGAGCTCACAGCCAGTGAGCTGTGCGTGCTGCCTGAGGTCACAGTCTGGATTGACCCACTAGAAGTGTGTGCAAG ATCTGGAGAGAACAGCAGGCCCTTCACAATAGCCAGTTtcaaagaagaggaggaggcagaggaaggaggcgTGAAGGGAGAACAGGATGAGTCCTCCGTGGATTCAAAAAACCTGGAAACGTCAGATTACCACTCAGCTACCTCATCAGACTGTGGCTCCACTGCGTCGagtgacacagaggaagaggcaAAGGATGGCGAGACGGAGGGCGGGCGAGGGAAAGAAGGGGGAAAGAAGGAGGTCGTCAAGAAGGAGGTGCCAGAAGGTGACGCCTACACGGTAGCCATGGTGCCCAGGATTCGGAAGCGACATGGAGAAGGACCAAATAAAGTCAAATACGTCAGAAATATG ctcCCTGCAAGCCTCCAGTACTTCTACCACCCTGCACCAGTGTGGCCTCAGTACAAGAAACCGGCTCCGGTGTTCCTCACCACGGTGTGTGTGCCTCCGgctcggcctcctcctccacagcaggTATTTGGCTACTACATCTTGCCGCAGCCGCCTCCGCAGTTCATTCTGCCTCAGGCCACTCTGCAGCCGTGGGGAGCTGTGAAGGGTTAG
- the si:dkey-79d12.5 gene encoding maternal B9.15 protein isoform X2 has translation MKREVKAGVNFLKRLVVARGKLDEAKAELFAEKLQKLLCDKYDNHWYPDSPSKGQAYRCIRINNGVLCDEVVLKACEESELTASELCVLPEVTVWIDPLEVCARSGENSRPFTIASFKEEEEAEEGGVKGEQDESSVDSKNLETSDYHSATSSDCGSTASSDTEEEAKDGETEGGRGKEGGKKEVVKKEVPEGDAYTVAMVPRIRKRHGEGPNKVKYVRNMLPASLQYFYHPAPVWPQYKKPAPVFLTTVCVPPARPPPPQQVFGYYILPQPPPQFILPQATLQPWGAVKG, from the exons ATGAAAAGAGAGGTGAAGGCCGGAGTGAACTTCCTCAAACGCCTGGTCGTGGCGCGTGGCAAGCTCGACGAGGCCAAAGCAGAATTGTTTgctgagaagctgcagaagctTTTATGTGACAAATATGACAATCACTGGTACCCTGACTCCCCCAGCAAAGGCCAGGCTTACAG ATGCATTCGGATAAATAATGGAGTACTGTGTGATGAAGTGGTTCTGAAGGCGTGTGAGGAGAGTGAGCTCACAGCCAGTGAGCTGTGCGTGCTGCCTGAGGTCACAGTCTGGATTGACCCACTAGAAGTGTGTGCAAG ATCTGGAGAGAACAGCAGGCCCTTCACAATAGCCAGTTtcaaagaagaggaggaggcagaggaaggaggcgTGAAGGGAGAACAGGATGAGTCCTCCGTGGATTCAAAAAACCTGGAAACGTCAGATTACCACTCAGCTACCTCATCAGACTGTGGCTCCACTGCGTCGagtgacacagaggaagaggcaAAGGATGGCGAGACGGAGGGCGGGCGAGGGAAAGAAGGGGGAAAGAAGGAGGTCGTCAAGAAGGAGGTGCCAGAAGGTGACGCCTACACGGTAGCCATGGTGCCCAGGATTCGGAAGCGACATGGAGAAGGACCAAATAAAGTCAAATACGTCAGAAATATG ctcCCTGCAAGCCTCCAGTACTTCTACCACCCTGCACCAGTGTGGCCTCAGTACAAGAAACCGGCTCCGGTGTTCCTCACCACGGTGTGTGTGCCTCCGgctcggcctcctcctccacagcaggTATTTGGCTACTACATCTTGCCGCAGCCGCCTCCGCAGTTCATTCTGCCTCAGGCCACTCTGCAGCCGTGGGGAGCTGTGAAGGGTTAG